One Microbacter margulisiae genomic window carries:
- the bla gene encoding class A beta-lactamase, subclass A2 yields the protein MKIASRMIRKTVILLCIVFPLIPVKAEVNGLQTEIGHLIKTKKATVGVSVVANHYRDTITINGNVHFPMQSVFKFPIALAILSKIDKGTLTLNQKVHITEKDLPAKTWSPIKDKFPRGTVLTIGQILEYTVTQSDNVGCDVLLRLIGGPKAVETFLQRNGYNDISIKTNEEGMHQQWNAQYRNWSTPVAMTNLLVGAYTNRNGLLSAKSYDLLWRLMKATSTGAKELKGQLPPGTVIAHKTGSSGMNGKGMTAALNDAGIIFLPDGTPLFITVYVSNSTESPEKNEKIISDIAKQVWDHYVK from the coding sequence ATAAAAATAGCATCCCGTATGATACGGAAAACAGTTATCCTGTTGTGCATCGTTTTTCCCCTTATCCCGGTAAAAGCAGAAGTGAACGGTTTACAGACGGAAATCGGGCATTTGATAAAGACAAAGAAAGCAACAGTAGGTGTTTCAGTTGTTGCTAATCATTACCGGGACACCATTACCATCAATGGCAACGTGCATTTCCCGATGCAAAGCGTTTTTAAGTTTCCCATTGCACTGGCAATCCTTTCAAAAATTGATAAAGGCACATTAACACTCAATCAGAAAGTACACATCACAGAGAAAGATTTGCCGGCAAAGACATGGAGTCCGATTAAAGACAAATTTCCCCGGGGAACAGTGTTGACTATCGGACAAATTCTTGAATACACCGTCACACAAAGCGATAATGTGGGATGCGACGTGTTGTTACGGCTGATTGGCGGCCCGAAAGCAGTGGAAACATTTTTACAGCGTAATGGATATAACGATATTTCTATAAAAACCAATGAGGAGGGAATGCATCAGCAATGGAACGCACAATACAGGAACTGGTCAACACCGGTTGCCATGACAAACCTGCTGGTAGGTGCCTATACCAACCGTAACGGATTGTTGTCGGCAAAGAGTTATGATCTTCTCTGGAGATTGATGAAAGCAACATCCACAGGGGCAAAAGAACTGAAGGGACAATTACCTCCGGGAACCGTTATTGCGCATAAAACGGGTAGTTCGGGGATGAATGGCAAAGGAATGACTGCTGCGCTGAACGATGCAGGGATTATTTTTCTTCCTGATGGAACGCCTCTTTTCATTACAGTGTATGTATCCAACTCAACAGAGAGCCCGGAAAAAAATGAAAAGATTATTTCGGACATAGCAAAACAGGTTTGGGATCATTATGTAAAATGA
- a CDS encoding IS4 family transposase, which translates to MHPNKSIKNITVKELLSVIPDEKISTLAANTHVDYCTKVLYGRSMFYMILYSLLESDRTSLRTMEDIFNSVKFKFLFNLDQSKTVRYSSISERLSIMDVSFFEKLFEHFYNQLSQLYSQQELDKYNLVRVDSTMVAETSSRLSQGMRVGKIGNKKVTKKQAKFTVAFEGILPCNVELFLDQSQLNECLTIPQVIKDHAHKYKQQVYVFDRGVNKRSVFDELQSDTIDFVTRLNPGASYQSVEVLEQGDRLIGDLKLLKDEIVYLYTRVNNRKTRELTRETFRLITTENKDGETLLFLTNLKGETAENITALYRKRWDIEVFFRFIKQELNFSHFMSTNENGIKIILYMTLILSMLLLIYKRLNNVGYKTAKRRFGIELDELIIALIVRFCGGDPSLVFR; encoded by the coding sequence ATGCACCCAAATAAGTCAATTAAAAACATAACAGTAAAAGAACTGTTGAGTGTTATCCCTGATGAGAAAATAAGTACGTTGGCCGCCAATACCCACGTGGATTATTGCACAAAGGTTTTGTATGGACGTTCCATGTTTTACATGATCCTCTATTCCTTATTAGAGTCTGATCGTACCAGTTTGCGTACAATGGAGGATATCTTTAATAGCGTAAAATTTAAATTTTTATTCAATCTGGATCAAAGCAAAACCGTCCGTTATAGTTCTATCTCGGAGCGATTATCAATAATGGACGTTAGCTTCTTTGAAAAACTGTTCGAGCATTTTTATAATCAGCTTAGTCAATTATATTCTCAGCAAGAACTTGATAAATATAATCTTGTCCGGGTTGATTCAACAATGGTTGCTGAAACTTCATCCCGTCTGTCACAAGGAATGAGAGTTGGTAAAATCGGGAACAAGAAAGTTACAAAAAAACAAGCCAAGTTTACAGTTGCATTTGAGGGCATACTTCCCTGTAATGTGGAACTGTTTTTAGATCAAAGTCAACTCAATGAATGCCTTACTATTCCACAGGTTATAAAAGATCATGCACACAAATACAAGCAACAGGTTTATGTATTTGACCGTGGAGTCAATAAACGAAGTGTTTTCGATGAACTCCAAAGTGATACTATTGATTTTGTTACCCGTTTGAATCCAGGTGCTTCGTATCAAAGTGTAGAAGTTCTTGAACAAGGCGACAGATTAATCGGAGATTTGAAATTACTTAAAGATGAAATCGTTTATCTGTATACTCGGGTCAATAATAGAAAAACCAGAGAATTGACCAGGGAAACCTTCAGACTGATAACTACCGAAAACAAGGATGGAGAAACCCTCTTGTTTCTGACCAATCTGAAAGGGGAAACAGCTGAGAATATAACTGCTTTATACCGCAAACGCTGGGATATTGAAGTATTCTTCCGTTTTATAAAACAAGAATTGAACTTCAGCCACTTTATGTCAACCAATGAAAACGGAATAAAGATTATTCTCTATATGACTTTAATTCTATCCATGTTGTTGTTGATTTACAAGCGATTGAATAATGTCGGTTATAAAACAGCCAAAAGACGATTTGGCATTGAACTGGATGAATTGATTATAGCCTTGATTGTCCGTTTTTGTGGCGGTGATCCATCGCTGGTATTCCGTTAA
- a CDS encoding aromatic ring-hydroxylating oxygenase subunit alpha encodes MICNQWYVILESKELKARKPLKLKRLNEEIILWRDDKGEVCCIEDKCCHRGASFSCAEIVRGNLECPFHGFLYDKYGKVTLIPANGKNAKVPESMQVKSYGMYEAYGLIWMWYGDKEKMEEKPFFFEELEHFSYSGFKDTWGVHYSRAIENQLDVVHLPFVHRTTIGRGNKTLVNGPVVKTENGMITFYVDNRVDDGHTKPLKPDEVRDYEKLFHLQFHFPNIWQNYISDKIRAFAAFVPVDDENSITYIRYYHRLTKIPVLRELIGYIGKVTSIVILRQDKRVVITQRPKKSQYRMDEKLIMGDKPIIEYRKYRQQLMEKNRKD; translated from the coding sequence ATGATCTGCAATCAATGGTATGTAATACTCGAATCGAAGGAATTAAAAGCCAGGAAGCCTCTAAAGCTGAAGCGGTTGAACGAAGAGATCATTTTATGGAGAGATGATAAAGGAGAGGTGTGTTGTATTGAAGATAAATGTTGCCACCGCGGAGCTTCTTTTTCTTGTGCAGAGATTGTCCGGGGAAACCTGGAATGTCCTTTTCATGGATTCCTTTATGATAAGTACGGAAAGGTAACCCTGATCCCTGCCAACGGAAAAAACGCTAAAGTTCCCGAGTCCATGCAGGTAAAGTCATACGGAATGTATGAAGCCTATGGGTTGATTTGGATGTGGTATGGCGACAAAGAAAAAATGGAAGAAAAACCCTTCTTTTTTGAAGAATTGGAACATTTTTCCTATTCCGGTTTCAAAGATACATGGGGAGTTCATTATTCAAGAGCTATTGAAAACCAGCTTGATGTGGTTCATCTACCGTTTGTACACCGTACCACCATCGGACGGGGTAACAAAACATTGGTAAACGGTCCTGTAGTAAAAACTGAAAACGGTATGATCACTTTTTATGTGGATAACAGGGTGGATGATGGTCACACGAAGCCATTGAAACCGGATGAGGTCAGGGATTATGAAAAGCTGTTCCATCTGCAGTTTCATTTTCCCAACATATGGCAAAATTATATTTCGGATAAGATAAGAGCTTTTGCTGCTTTTGTGCCCGTTGATGACGAAAACAGCATTACTTACATCAGGTATTATCATCGCCTAACGAAAATACCGGTTCTAAGAGAGCTGATTGGTTATATCGGTAAAGTGACGAGCATTGTTATCCTGCGTCAGGACAAACGCGTAGTGATAACACAGAGACCTAAGAAATCGCAATACAGAATGGATGAAAAACTGATCATGGGCGACAAACCAATCATCGAATACCGGAAATACCGGCAGCAATTGATGGAAAAAAACAGGAAGGATTGA